In Trichocoleus desertorum NBK24, the following are encoded in one genomic region:
- a CDS encoding class I SAM-dependent methyltransferase, with product MAVRKDTIFERFLSPVLQLFIDRDGLEQFYDSINWETEGDRFRNPSLVYPAYYSTQNFHGIEKGYLNPRAAVSYDPITQYVLLPNETLIRQAAIEAVRGKPRRILDLGCGTGSTTLLLKQAFPDAEVIGLDFSPYMLFMADYKAKQAGLKIKFMHANAEHTGLADASFDLVTASLLFHETPPAVSRAILREAARLLQPGGEVLILDGNQETLRQTEWLTQIFEEPYIQAYATGNLDAWMGAAGFGAVSTQELWWIHQITGGVKPLPGQDPGSVRAHPNSVRIDDSVLPDSVLPDPEFPAPAFE from the coding sequence ATGGCAGTTCGGAAGGATACAATTTTTGAGCGATTTTTGTCGCCTGTACTACAGCTATTTATTGATCGAGACGGCTTAGAACAGTTTTATGACAGCATTAACTGGGAGACCGAGGGCGATCGCTTCCGCAACCCTAGCTTGGTATATCCCGCCTACTACAGCACTCAGAATTTTCATGGGATTGAAAAAGGCTACCTGAACCCACGAGCGGCTGTATCCTATGATCCCATCACTCAATATGTCTTGCTGCCTAACGAAACCTTAATTCGGCAAGCTGCGATCGAGGCTGTGCGAGGTAAACCAAGACGAATTTTAGATTTAGGCTGCGGGACTGGGTCAACCACTTTATTGCTCAAGCAAGCGTTTCCCGATGCTGAAGTGATTGGTTTGGATTTCTCGCCTTACATGTTGTTCATGGCAGATTACAAAGCTAAACAAGCTGGATTAAAGATCAAGTTTATGCACGCCAATGCTGAGCATACGGGCTTGGCTGATGCCTCTTTTGATTTAGTCACCGCTTCCCTGCTCTTTCATGAAACTCCTCCCGCCGTCTCACGAGCCATTTTGCGGGAAGCCGCACGATTGCTTCAGCCTGGTGGAGAAGTTTTGATTCTAGATGGCAACCAGGAAACGCTGCGGCAAACCGAATGGTTGACCCAAATCTTTGAAGAACCTTACATCCAAGCTTATGCAACCGGAAATTTGGATGCTTGGATGGGGGCAGCGGGGTTTGGAGCTGTAAGCACACAAGAACTCTGGTGGATTCACCAAATTACTGGGGGAGTTAAGCCACTTCCTGGACAAGACCCTGGCTCTGTCAGAGCCCATCCCAACTCTGTTAGGATTGATGACTCTGTTCTCCCTGATTCTGTCCTCCCTGATCCAGAGTTCCCCGCTCCCGCGTTTGAGTAA
- a CDS encoding HAD family phosphatase has product MVLKAVLFDFNGVIINDEAIHERLIEQLLIEENLRLNSGEFARVCLGRSDRACLTELLASRGRVATEDYLMDLMQRKARAYQRELDTIEKLPIYLGLTDLMFNLRAAQLKLAVVSGALRSGIELVLEKAQLAAYFQVIVAGDDIVTSKPEPDGYLLAVERLNQQFLDLNLQPSECLAIEDTPAGIQAAKRAGIPVVGVANTYPFHMMQRQANWAVDYLSDLELDRVQAVYAKSPVPQAS; this is encoded by the coding sequence ATGGTTTTGAAGGCAGTTTTATTTGATTTTAATGGCGTCATTATCAATGATGAAGCGATTCATGAGCGACTGATTGAGCAGCTTCTGATTGAAGAAAATCTGCGGCTGAACTCTGGAGAGTTTGCTCGCGTTTGCCTGGGGCGTAGCGATCGCGCTTGTCTAACCGAACTGCTAGCGAGTCGGGGGCGAGTTGCCACAGAAGACTACCTGATGGACTTGATGCAGCGCAAAGCCCGCGCCTATCAACGTGAGCTAGACACAATCGAAAAGCTGCCTATTTACCTTGGCTTAACTGATTTAATGTTTAATCTGCGTGCTGCTCAATTAAAGCTGGCTGTGGTGAGTGGAGCCTTACGCAGCGGAATTGAACTGGTGTTAGAAAAAGCGCAACTGGCTGCTTATTTTCAGGTGATTGTGGCGGGCGATGATATTGTCACGAGCAAACCAGAACCAGACGGTTACTTGCTGGCGGTCGAGCGTCTGAATCAGCAATTTCTAGATCTGAATCTCCAACCTTCAGAATGCCTCGCGATCGAGGATACTCCCGCAGGGATTCAGGCAGCAAAACGGGCTGGAATTCCCGTGGTTGGGGTAGCCAATACTTATCCGTTTCATATGATGCAGCGGCAGGCAAATTGGGCGGTGGATTACCTCTCTGATCTAGAACTCGATCGCGTTCAAGCCGTCTATGCCAAATCCCCCGTACCTCAAGCATCGTAA
- the glgX gene encoding glycogen debranching protein GlgX — MYLALWPGQVYPLGSYWDGKGTNFALFSENATGVELCLFDRDDKETRLQLTEVSNFVWHGYVPGIGPGQRYGFRVHGPYSPHEGHRFNPNKLLIDPYAKAIDGDIGNGPELFGYSWDSPDADLSFSELDSAHLIPKSVVVDESFDWEGDRLLRTPWHETIIYETHVKGFTKLHPEIPEELRGTYAGMAHPAAIEHLQRLGISAVELMPVHHFLAYPGHLADKGLKNYWGYDSVNYFAPHSDYSAGGSLGQQVNEFKEMVKALHRAGIEVILDVVYNHTGEGNHLGPTLSLRGIDNSIYYRLVDDDKRYYMDFTGCGNSLYVGHPQVLKLIMDSLRYWVLEMHVDGFRFDLASALARELYEVNSLAAFFDIIHQDPVLADVKLIAEPWDIGDGGYQVGNFPVLWSEWNGKYRDTVRDFWRGEDRTLGEFAYRLTGSPDLYFQFNGRRPNASINFITAHDGFSLNDLVSYNDKHNEGNGENSQDGESHNRSWNCGAEGATDDPEVLQLREQQRRNFLLTLMLSQGIPMMLAGDELGRTQQGNNNAYCQDSEISWINWDLQEKNENLLDFARELIYFRRQHPVFRRRKWFQGQAIHGAGVSDIVWFNPDGSEMGDEQWEIGYAKAIGMFLDGRQIPSPGPQGQRVSDDSFILFFNAHYEMIEFTLPDAFKERQWQLIIDTKEPRFIQDETIFNGEQQIPVNARSSVVLRLLD; from the coding sequence ATGTATCTAGCGCTTTGGCCAGGACAAGTTTATCCCCTCGGTTCTTATTGGGATGGAAAAGGAACTAACTTTGCCTTGTTCTCAGAAAATGCCACTGGAGTGGAGTTGTGTTTATTCGATCGTGATGACAAGGAAACTCGCCTACAATTGACAGAAGTGAGCAACTTCGTCTGGCACGGATATGTCCCTGGTATTGGTCCTGGCCAGCGTTATGGCTTCCGAGTCCACGGTCCCTACTCTCCCCACGAGGGACATCGCTTCAACCCCAACAAACTGTTAATCGATCCTTATGCAAAGGCGATCGATGGCGACATTGGTAATGGTCCTGAACTGTTTGGCTACTCTTGGGATTCTCCAGATGCGGATCTCTCCTTTTCCGAGTTAGACAGTGCCCATTTGATCCCCAAGTCAGTGGTGGTTGATGAATCTTTCGATTGGGAAGGCGATCGCCTGCTGCGAACTCCTTGGCACGAAACCATTATTTATGAAACTCATGTCAAGGGCTTTACTAAGCTACATCCAGAGATCCCAGAGGAATTGCGCGGTACCTATGCTGGCATGGCTCACCCTGCCGCGATCGAGCATTTGCAGCGATTGGGAATTAGTGCAGTTGAGTTAATGCCTGTGCATCATTTCCTCGCATATCCGGGCCACTTGGCAGACAAGGGCTTAAAGAACTACTGGGGTTACGACTCGGTCAACTACTTTGCTCCCCACTCTGACTACAGTGCTGGTGGCAGTCTGGGGCAGCAAGTGAATGAATTCAAAGAGATGGTGAAAGCACTGCACCGCGCTGGTATTGAGGTTATTTTGGATGTGGTCTACAACCACACCGGAGAAGGAAATCATCTCGGCCCAACTCTATCTCTACGCGGCATCGACAACAGCATCTATTACCGCCTAGTGGATGATGATAAGCGCTACTACATGGACTTTACCGGCTGTGGTAATTCCTTGTATGTGGGCCACCCCCAAGTGCTAAAGCTGATCATGGATAGCTTGCGCTACTGGGTGCTGGAGATGCATGTAGACGGTTTCCGCTTTGACTTGGCTTCTGCTTTGGCGAGAGAACTGTATGAAGTGAACAGTCTAGCAGCCTTTTTTGATATTATTCACCAAGATCCCGTATTGGCTGATGTGAAGCTAATTGCAGAGCCTTGGGATATTGGGGATGGTGGTTACCAGGTGGGTAACTTCCCAGTGCTGTGGTCTGAGTGGAATGGAAAATATCGTGACACGGTGCGAGACTTCTGGCGCGGAGAAGACAGGACTTTAGGGGAGTTTGCTTACCGTTTGACTGGTAGTCCAGATTTATACTTCCAGTTTAATGGTCGCAGACCTAACGCCAGCATCAACTTTATTACCGCTCATGATGGTTTTTCGCTCAACGATTTGGTGAGCTATAACGACAAGCACAATGAAGGCAATGGCGAGAACAGCCAAGATGGAGAGAGCCACAATCGTTCTTGGAACTGTGGGGCAGAAGGAGCAACGGATGATCCCGAAGTGTTGCAGTTACGAGAACAGCAACGGCGGAACTTCTTATTAACGCTGATGCTCTCCCAGGGTATCCCGATGATGTTGGCAGGAGATGAGTTAGGCCGAACCCAGCAAGGAAACAATAACGCCTATTGCCAAGACAGTGAAATTTCTTGGATCAACTGGGACTTACAAGAAAAGAACGAAAACCTTTTGGATTTTGCACGGGAGTTGATCTATTTCCGGCGGCAACATCCGGTATTCCGGCGACGCAAATGGTTCCAAGGACAGGCCATTCACGGAGCTGGAGTGAGTGATATCGTTTGGTTTAACCCGGATGGCAGCGAGATGGGTGACGAGCAGTGGGAGATTGGCTATGCTAAGGCGATCGGAATGTTCTTGGACGGACGGCAGATTCCTAGCCCAGGACCGCAAGGGCAGCGTGTTAGTGATGACAGCTTCATTCTCTTCTTCAATGCTCACTATGAGATGATTGAATTTACCCTGCCTGATGCATTTAAAGAGAGACAGTGGCAGTTGATCATTGATACCAAAGAACCGCGCTTCATTCAAGATGAAACTATCTTCAATGGAGAACAGCAAATACCTGTCAATGCTCGCTCAAGTGTAGTTCTGCGTCTACTCGACTAG